From a region of the Prevotella melaninogenica genome:
- a CDS encoding aspartate-semialdehyde dehydrogenase, with the protein MKVAIVGASGAVGQEFLRILAERNFPMDDLVLFGSERSAGKKYTFKGKEYEVKLLQHNDDFKDVDIAFTSAGGGTSAEFAETITKYGAVMIDNSSQFRQDNDVPLVVPEINAEDALNRPRGIIANPNCTTIMMVVVLNPIDKLSHIKKIHVSSYQSASGAGAAAMAELQQQYKELVETGEVKTIEKFPHQLAYNVIPQIDKMTENDYTKEEVKMFNETRKIMHSDVRTSATCVRVSSLRSHSEAVWFETERPLSVEEIREALKVAPGVTVVDDPQNYVYPMPLESAGHDDIYVGRIRKDLADDNGNTLWLTGDQIRKGAALNAVQIAEYLIKVGDLK; encoded by the coding sequence ATGAAAGTAGCAATTGTTGGTGCCAGTGGTGCCGTAGGTCAGGAATTCCTGCGCATCTTAGCTGAGAGAAATTTCCCAATGGACGACCTCGTACTCTTTGGTTCAGAGCGTTCAGCAGGTAAGAAATACACATTCAAGGGTAAGGAATACGAAGTAAAACTGCTCCAGCATAACGACGATTTCAAGGATGTAGACATCGCCTTCACAAGTGCGGGAGGTGGTACATCAGCCGAGTTTGCTGAAACCATCACCAAGTATGGTGCTGTGATGATAGACAATTCAAGCCAGTTCCGTCAGGATAATGACGTGCCATTAGTTGTTCCTGAAATCAATGCTGAGGATGCTTTGAACCGTCCACGTGGCATCATTGCCAACCCTAACTGTACTACCATTATGATGGTTGTCGTATTGAATCCTATCGATAAGCTCAGCCATATCAAGAAGATACATGTCAGCAGCTATCAGAGTGCTTCTGGTGCAGGTGCTGCCGCTATGGCAGAGTTGCAACAGCAGTACAAGGAACTTGTTGAGACTGGCGAAGTGAAGACCATCGAGAAGTTCCCACATCAGTTGGCATACAATGTCATTCCACAGATTGATAAGATGACAGAGAACGACTATACAAAGGAAGAGGTGAAGATGTTTAACGAGACGCGTAAGATTATGCACTCTGATGTTCGCACTTCTGCTACCTGCGTTCGCGTGTCTTCTCTCCGTAGTCATTCTGAGGCTGTATGGTTCGAGACCGAGCGTCCGCTCTCAGTTGAAGAGATTCGTGAGGCTTTGAAGGTTGCCCCTGGTGTTACTGTTGTTGATGATCCACAGAACTATGTCTACCCAATGCCACTCGAGAGTGCTGGTCACGATGACATCTATGTGGGTCGTATCCGTAAGGACCTTGCCGATGACAATGGTAATACACTCTGGCTCACTGGCGATCAGATCCGTAAGGGTGCTGCATTGAATGCGGTACAGATTGCGGAGTATTTGATTAAGGTAGGGGATCTGAAGTAA
- a CDS encoding OmpA family protein — protein MKKLLIVLALAGVSMTSFAQDEVLTEKYSVATNSFWSNWFVQLGADWNAWYSNQEHGRDAAISPLKDFRSKPGAAFAIGKWFTPGIGLRTKIQGIWGKRVGADSNPASQLDNSNKYWIAQEQVMFNLSNLLCGYNENRVWNLIPFAGAGVGRSMSANRYAMGLSAGLQSSWKVSKGMRVYLEAGWNRYEGDLDGAAYANNERRGWESHDNNLYAEIGLNFNIGKGTWNKTPDMEAINAQHQAALDALNARLQDAEEENARLRNELANQKPVETVSESVKQLVTTPVSVFFDINKATIASQKDLVNVQALAKYAKDNNNNLLVTGYADSATGSAEYNQKLSERRATVVANELVKMGIENNKITTVGKGGVETLSPISFNRRATVQITE, from the coding sequence ATGAAAAAGTTATTGATAGTTTTGGCATTGGCTGGTGTGTCTATGACCAGTTTTGCCCAAGATGAGGTGCTTACCGAGAAGTATAGCGTTGCTACCAACTCGTTCTGGAGCAACTGGTTCGTACAACTTGGTGCAGACTGGAATGCATGGTATTCTAACCAGGAGCATGGGCGTGATGCTGCTATTAGTCCGTTGAAGGACTTCCGTTCAAAACCGGGTGCAGCTTTCGCTATTGGTAAGTGGTTCACACCAGGTATCGGTCTTCGTACGAAGATACAAGGTATCTGGGGCAAGCGTGTCGGTGCTGACAGTAATCCTGCTTCTCAGCTCGATAACAGTAATAAGTATTGGATTGCACAGGAGCAGGTAATGTTCAATCTGAGCAACCTCCTTTGCGGTTACAATGAGAACCGTGTATGGAATCTGATTCCTTTTGCTGGCGCAGGTGTTGGACGTTCTATGTCGGCTAATCGCTATGCAATGGGACTGAGTGCAGGCCTTCAATCTTCTTGGAAGGTGAGCAAGGGAATGCGTGTTTATCTTGAAGCTGGTTGGAACCGTTATGAAGGCGACCTCGATGGTGCTGCATACGCAAACAATGAGCGTCGTGGATGGGAGTCACACGATAATAATCTTTATGCAGAAATTGGTTTGAACTTCAATATTGGTAAGGGTACTTGGAACAAGACTCCAGATATGGAAGCTATCAATGCACAGCATCAGGCGGCTCTCGATGCACTGAATGCACGTCTTCAGGATGCAGAGGAAGAGAATGCACGTCTTCGTAATGAATTGGCAAATCAGAAGCCAGTTGAGACGGTTTCAGAGTCTGTGAAGCAGTTGGTAACAACTCCTGTTTCAGTCTTCTTCGACATCAATAAGGCTACAATTGCTTCTCAGAAGGACCTCGTCAACGTACAGGCACTTGCGAAGTATGCTAAGGATAATAATAATAACCTCCTTGTGACAGGTTATGCAGACAGCGCAACAGGTTCTGCTGAGTACAACCAAAAACTGTCTGAGCGTCGTGCAACAGTTGTTGCCAACGAACTTGTTAAGATGGGTATTGAGAACAATAAGATTACGACTGTAGGCAAGGGTGGAGTAGAGACCTTGTCTCCAATCTCTTTCAACCGTCGTGCAACGGTTCAGATTACGGAATAG
- a CDS encoding OstA-like protein — protein sequence MILCLFGLCQSQSLRAQNATEKKGDKFYIDHADNLRHNQLEMPDVMIAKGDVRFRYKGMTLKCDSAYFNEKSNWFKAFSRVHITRPGGVNLDCQRLHYDGFGQMVHARGKVVVREPGRSLRCDSLDYNTASKVANYFGGRGTLVYNGNTVVADQGDYNTETHDANFFGNVVMFTPKYRITTPEAHGNTETGLVHVVGKSVIKTAKGEVVHTNDGTYNSKTDQMELNGRSTITSPKQDVEGDNIVYNSSTGEAEGHGNVKIVDKANNRTIIGQDVFYNEKTGHSNARGNVKIDDRKAQRVITGDEVTYNAKSGYSAGRGNVKIVDKLKQRTITGHDLTYNSNTHEGTGEGNVYYIDYKGKHAFYGDYLHYTDSAAIAFGGNPGPVAKDFSQGDTLFVHADTISMKGFHMNTPQMYREIYGVNNVRAYRTDVQAVCGFMVANTKDSCLTMYDYPIVWSGTRQLVGDSIKAYMNDSTIRQAFVYGNAFSIEKLPEPKYYNQISSNDMCADFVNGAVRRVDAWGNVEVVFYHTDKDSTLIGHNYTETDTLRMFISPVRKLQKIWMSKSNGVISPMTQIPPDKLTLPRFELFDEVRPKDKNDIFRVVARKTGATVRNARVSLPPRQQIE from the coding sequence ATGATTCTATGCCTGTTTGGGCTATGCCAATCCCAGTCGCTCCGAGCACAGAATGCAACGGAGAAGAAGGGAGATAAGTTCTATATTGACCATGCCGACAATCTACGTCATAACCAATTGGAAATGCCTGATGTGATGATTGCTAAAGGCGATGTTCGTTTCCGATATAAGGGTATGACACTTAAGTGCGATAGTGCTTATTTCAATGAGAAGTCTAATTGGTTTAAAGCTTTCAGCCGTGTACATATCACCCGCCCTGGTGGAGTGAATCTTGACTGCCAACGCTTACATTATGATGGCTTTGGACAAATGGTTCATGCACGCGGTAAGGTGGTAGTAAGAGAACCTGGTCGCTCTCTCCGTTGTGATAGCTTGGACTATAACACAGCCTCTAAGGTGGCAAACTACTTTGGTGGACGTGGTACATTGGTTTACAATGGTAACACAGTTGTTGCCGATCAGGGTGATTACAATACGGAAACGCATGATGCCAACTTCTTTGGTAATGTTGTGATGTTTACGCCTAAGTATCGCATTACAACGCCTGAGGCGCATGGTAATACTGAGACGGGTCTTGTTCATGTTGTTGGTAAGTCGGTTATCAAGACTGCCAAGGGCGAAGTTGTGCATACCAATGATGGTACTTATAATAGCAAGACCGACCAGATGGAACTTAATGGACGTTCTACTATCACCTCGCCAAAGCAGGATGTTGAAGGCGATAATATTGTCTATAACAGTTCAACAGGTGAGGCAGAAGGTCATGGTAATGTGAAGATTGTTGACAAGGCAAACAACCGCACTATCATCGGTCAGGATGTGTTCTATAACGAGAAGACTGGTCATAGTAACGCACGTGGTAATGTTAAGATAGATGACCGTAAGGCACAGCGTGTTATTACAGGTGATGAAGTGACTTATAATGCTAAGAGTGGTTATAGTGCAGGACGTGGCAATGTGAAGATTGTAGACAAGTTAAAGCAGCGCACCATAACTGGTCATGACCTTACCTACAATAGTAATACACACGAAGGAACTGGTGAGGGTAACGTTTACTACATTGACTATAAGGGTAAGCACGCTTTCTATGGCGATTATCTTCATTATACTGATTCCGCAGCGATAGCCTTTGGCGGTAATCCTGGACCTGTAGCAAAGGATTTCTCACAAGGTGATACGCTCTTTGTTCATGCTGATACTATTAGTATGAAGGGATTTCATATGAATACTCCACAGATGTATCGCGAGATATATGGTGTGAATAATGTTCGTGCCTATCGTACAGATGTACAGGCGGTATGTGGTTTTATGGTAGCTAATACCAAGGATTCTTGTCTAACGATGTATGATTATCCAATCGTATGGAGTGGTACACGTCAGTTGGTGGGCGATTCTATTAAGGCATATATGAACGACTCAACCATCCGTCAGGCGTTTGTGTATGGCAATGCTTTCTCTATTGAAAAGCTCCCTGAACCCAAATACTATAACCAGATATCCTCTAATGACATGTGTGCTGACTTTGTCAATGGTGCTGTTCGACGTGTTGATGCTTGGGGAAATGTGGAAGTAGTCTTCTATCATACCGATAAGGATAGCACGCTCATTGGGCATAATTATACAGAAACAGATACGCTTCGGATGTTTATCTCACCTGTTCGAAAGCTACAGAAGATATGGATGTCAAAGTCAAATGGTGTAATCAGTCCGATGACACAGATACCACCCGACAAGTTGACACTGCCTCGCTTCGAGCTTTTCGATGAGGTAAGGCCTAAGGATAAGAATGATATCTTCCGAGTTGTAGCGCGTAAGACGGGTGCAACCGTACGTAATGCAAGGGTGTCTTTACCACCTCGTCAGCAAATAGAATGA
- a CDS encoding FMN-binding protein: protein MLKKQFVSVAAVAVLTTGVAFAAVQQDKVMYKQADGTYVVNTTSLCSNVKGFKGATPVEVYIKNNKVIKVEALPNREGPKFYDKVKQGLFPKFNGMKLSKAAKAESIDGVTGATYTSRAVKENIAAAVAYYKKNK, encoded by the coding sequence ATGTTAAAAAAACAATTCGTATCAGTAGCAGCCGTAGCAGTACTAACTACAGGAGTTGCTTTTGCTGCAGTGCAGCAGGATAAGGTGATGTATAAGCAGGCAGATGGCACCTACGTTGTCAATACGACCAGCCTCTGTTCAAATGTAAAAGGATTTAAGGGTGCAACACCAGTAGAGGTTTATATTAAGAATAATAAGGTTATCAAGGTTGAGGCTTTGCCAAATCGTGAAGGTCCTAAGTTCTATGATAAGGTGAAGCAGGGGTTATTTCCAAAGTTTAATGGTATGAAACTGTCAAAAGCTGCTAAGGCTGAGAGTATTGATGGTGTGACCGGAGCTACCTATACATCACGTGCTGTGAAGGAGAATATAGCTGCTGCCGTAGCTTACTACAAGAAGAATAAGTAA
- the mutL gene encoding DNA mismatch repair endonuclease MutL — translation MSDIIQLLPDSVANQIAAGEVIQRPASVIKELVENAIDAGATHIDVLVVDAGRTSIQVIDDGKGMSETDARLSFERHATSKIRKADDLFSLRTMGFRGEALASIAAVAQIELKTRMESEDLGTHLSIAGSRFTGQEPCSCPVGSNFLVENLFFNVPARRKFLKSNTTELNNIITAFERIVLVYPQISFTLHSNGTELFSLRACSYRQRIVEVFGKRLNQDLLPIDVDTSLCHIHGFVGKPESARKKAPHQYFFVNDRYMKHPYFHKAVITAFDRLIPQGEQVPYFLYFDVPAENIDVNIHPTKTEIKFENEQAIWQILLAAVKEAVGRFNDIPAIDFDTEGKPDIPVFNPNVGMSAPKVDFNPAYNPFKQTSQPAKPSVPDGWEELYADLGTGGEIRQSKLFEQHEEEMISSSLSTVSDTVEEGTIIPSAATQSAAESLIEDKAPSHYQYKGCYIMTAVKSGLMIIDQHRAHIRILYEEYLRQLSEHKVHSQKVLFPEMVQFSVSDQVVLDQILPEMAEMGFQLDSLGGGSYAVNGVPAGIEGLNVVALINDMVASAMESGTSAKEEIDQSLALSLARNAAIPQGQVLSSMEMDNIVNELFACSNVNYTPSGEPVIAIMKQQDIEHLFDS, via the coding sequence ATGAGTGATATTATACAACTTTTACCAGACAGTGTAGCCAACCAGATTGCAGCTGGTGAGGTTATTCAACGTCCTGCCTCTGTTATTAAGGAGTTGGTGGAGAATGCCATTGATGCTGGAGCAACGCATATTGATGTGTTGGTGGTAGATGCTGGCCGCACTTCTATTCAGGTAATCGATGATGGAAAGGGTATGTCAGAGACAGATGCACGCCTTTCTTTCGAGCGTCATGCCACTTCTAAGATTCGTAAGGCTGACGACCTCTTCTCTCTTCGTACGATGGGTTTCCGTGGAGAGGCATTGGCTTCTATTGCTGCGGTGGCTCAGATAGAATTAAAGACTCGTATGGAGAGCGAGGATTTGGGTACACACCTGTCTATTGCTGGCAGTCGCTTTACGGGTCAGGAGCCTTGCTCTTGCCCTGTGGGAAGTAATTTCTTGGTAGAGAATCTCTTCTTCAACGTACCTGCTCGACGTAAGTTTTTAAAGTCGAATACTACCGAACTCAATAATATCATCACCGCCTTTGAGCGCATTGTGTTGGTTTATCCACAGATATCTTTCACGCTGCACAGCAATGGTACAGAACTTTTTAGTCTTCGTGCTTGTAGCTATCGTCAGCGAATTGTGGAGGTATTTGGTAAGCGTCTCAATCAAGATCTTCTGCCGATAGACGTTGATACGAGTCTTTGTCATATCCATGGCTTTGTTGGTAAGCCAGAGTCTGCACGTAAGAAAGCACCTCATCAGTATTTCTTCGTCAACGACCGCTATATGAAACATCCTTATTTTCATAAGGCAGTCATCACGGCTTTCGACCGACTTATCCCGCAAGGGGAGCAGGTTCCTTACTTCCTTTATTTCGACGTACCAGCAGAGAATATCGATGTGAATATTCATCCGACAAAGACCGAGATAAAGTTTGAGAACGAACAGGCTATTTGGCAGATTTTGCTTGCTGCTGTAAAGGAGGCTGTAGGACGCTTTAATGATATTCCTGCTATTGACTTTGATACGGAGGGGAAACCTGATATTCCTGTGTTTAACCCTAATGTCGGAATGTCTGCACCAAAGGTAGACTTCAATCCTGCCTATAATCCTTTTAAACAGACATCTCAACCTGCTAAGCCTTCGGTTCCAGATGGATGGGAAGAACTCTATGCTGACTTGGGTACTGGTGGTGAAATCCGTCAGTCAAAACTCTTTGAACAGCATGAGGAGGAGATGATAAGCAGTAGCTTGAGTACTGTAAGCGATACTGTTGAGGAAGGAACGATTATCCCTTCAGCTGCCACACAGTCTGCAGCAGAGTCGTTGATAGAAGACAAGGCACCTTCTCATTATCAGTATAAGGGCTGTTATATCATGACAGCTGTGAAGTCGGGCCTTATGATTATCGACCAGCATCGTGCGCATATTCGTATTCTCTATGAGGAGTATTTGCGTCAGTTGTCTGAACATAAGGTGCATTCTCAGAAAGTACTCTTCCCAGAGATGGTTCAGTTCTCCGTCTCTGACCAAGTAGTTCTCGACCAGATTCTACCTGAAATGGCTGAGATGGGTTTCCAACTTGATAGCCTTGGCGGTGGTAGTTATGCTGTTAATGGAGTTCCTGCAGGTATAGAAGGACTGAATGTCGTTGCGCTTATCAATGACATGGTAGCTTCGGCAATGGAGAGCGGAACGAGTGCGAAGGAAGAAATCGACCAATCTTTGGCATTGAGTCTTGCACGTAATGCAGCCATACCGCAAGGTCAGGTGCTGAGTAGTATGGAGATGGATAATATTGTCAACGAACTCTTTGCTTGTAGTAATGTCAATTACACTCCTTCTGGAGAACCAGTAATTGCGATTATGAAGCAGCAGGATATTGAACATCTTTTTGATAGTTGA
- a CDS encoding PAAR-like protein has product MAQSYIPAGTDVICTEMTGGEPAQLGLTREAKVLYGKEKKPLLNICDKKLSCSLQCRIKQSFFSGLGGLLTGLALGALAVTLVVITAGAATPIIIAAMGATAVLTTSAAVAIGASATYRYLANECDSSLEGEWSLFHSKVYLEKSNALLERSILTCSKGGVVSLVMDHAKAVELAKMISETNDKIASKNMWSKFFQGVIGNGANALLGGFEGQAGGAVAAVVIGSGLSVYSYCTSDVDNYRDSNVQKQMIMQK; this is encoded by the coding sequence ATGGCACAATCATATATACCTGCTGGTACAGATGTTATCTGTACGGAGATGACAGGAGGCGAACCAGCACAATTAGGACTCACACGTGAAGCTAAGGTCTTGTATGGCAAAGAGAAAAAGCCTTTGCTGAATATTTGTGACAAGAAGTTAAGTTGCTCATTACAATGTCGTATCAAACAGTCTTTCTTTTCAGGACTTGGTGGCTTGCTTACTGGTCTTGCACTTGGAGCTTTAGCCGTAACATTAGTTGTAATAACGGCGGGTGCTGCTACCCCTATAATTATAGCTGCAATGGGAGCTACAGCAGTGTTAACGACATCGGCAGCAGTTGCCATAGGAGCATCGGCAACTTATAGGTACTTGGCTAATGAATGTGATAGTTCTCTTGAAGGGGAGTGGAGTTTGTTTCATAGTAAGGTTTATCTGGAGAAAAGTAATGCTCTCTTGGAACGTTCGATACTTACTTGTTCCAAAGGTGGCGTAGTCTCCTTGGTTATGGATCATGCGAAGGCTGTAGAACTTGCAAAAATGATTAGTGAGACTAATGATAAAATAGCAAGTAAAAACATGTGGTCGAAGTTTTTTCAGGGTGTCATTGGCAATGGTGCAAATGCTTTGCTTGGAGGTTTTGAGGGGCAGGCAGGTGGAGCTGTTGCAGCTGTAGTTATTGGCTCAGGACTATCTGTTTATTCCTATTGTACCAGTGATGTTGATAATTATCGTGATAGTAATGTCCAGAAACAAATGATTATGCAAAAATAG
- the lipA gene encoding lipoyl synthase produces MKYILLPKPDTIHQLPFYFAVEEYVARHYTDDDYFMGWRVSPTVMLGRNQLIDNEVNTDYCKEHKIDIFRRKSGGGCIYADKGCIQFSYISRAVNANEAFAAYMQRMADLLKGLKIDAQLSGRNDILIDGTKVSGCAFYQLSNRSVLHNSLLFDTQLDHLSNALTPAKEKLQSKGVASVRQRVTNVATYTQLDILAFMDYVRQEMCGTEVLELTEEDMKEVAEIEKELASDDFVYGKNPKYSLVRKHRFEGVGTFEAHIELKNNIIGSINMVGDYFLLGDIDHDFLSLLKGCEFTREAVEDRLEDIDLSTIIRGLKQRQFLRLLFGREPHVMKPAWLKIDLTSKKSTGETAGILAKHHMNTICTSGLCPNRSECWMARTATLMIGGDICTRKCRFCNTLSGRPRLLNPDEPRRVAESVKALKLRYAVITSVDRDDLPDYGAAHWTKTIEEIRRLNPDTKIELLIPDFMGKADLIRQVMATHPHVAGHNMETVRRLTPSVRSVARYERSLEVLREIANCGITAKTGFMLGLGETHEEILETMDDILSTGCQRLTLGQYLQPTAEHLPVKAYITPEKFAEYKRIALEKGFKHVVSGPLVRSSYHAAEGV; encoded by the coding sequence ATGAAATATATACTACTACCTAAACCAGATACCATTCATCAACTGCCCTTCTACTTTGCAGTAGAAGAATATGTAGCACGTCATTATACCGATGACGACTACTTTATGGGCTGGCGTGTGAGCCCCACAGTTATGTTAGGACGCAATCAGTTGATTGATAACGAAGTCAATACAGACTACTGTAAAGAACACAAGATTGATATTTTCAGACGGAAAAGTGGTGGCGGATGTATCTATGCCGACAAGGGTTGCATACAGTTCTCTTATATTTCACGTGCCGTCAATGCCAACGAAGCCTTTGCTGCTTATATGCAACGAATGGCAGACTTACTAAAAGGTCTGAAGATTGATGCACAGTTATCGGGTCGAAATGATATTCTCATTGACGGAACAAAGGTATCGGGATGTGCTTTCTATCAACTGTCTAACCGTAGTGTTCTGCACAACTCCCTACTCTTTGATACCCAACTTGACCACCTGTCTAATGCACTCACTCCTGCAAAAGAGAAACTACAAAGCAAGGGTGTAGCGTCTGTCAGACAAAGAGTAACGAATGTTGCGACCTATACACAGTTAGATATCTTGGCTTTTATGGACTATGTACGACAAGAAATGTGTGGTACTGAGGTCCTCGAACTAACGGAAGAAGACATGAAAGAAGTTGCAGAGATAGAGAAAGAACTGGCTTCTGACGACTTTGTTTATGGTAAGAATCCCAAGTACTCCCTCGTTCGAAAGCATCGTTTTGAAGGTGTCGGAACATTTGAAGCCCATATTGAACTAAAGAATAACATCATTGGAAGCATCAATATGGTGGGCGACTACTTCCTTCTTGGCGATATCGACCATGATTTCCTCAGCTTACTTAAAGGCTGTGAGTTCACGAGAGAGGCGGTAGAAGATAGGTTGGAAGACATAGATCTATCCACTATTATCCGTGGTTTGAAGCAGCGACAATTCCTCCGTTTACTCTTCGGACGTGAGCCACACGTGATGAAACCAGCTTGGCTTAAGATTGACCTTACATCGAAGAAGTCGACTGGTGAGACGGCTGGCATCCTTGCCAAGCATCATATGAATACTATCTGTACGAGTGGACTCTGTCCAAATCGCTCGGAATGCTGGATGGCACGTACGGCAACGCTGATGATTGGCGGTGACATCTGTACTCGAAAGTGCCGTTTCTGCAACACATTAAGTGGTAGACCCAGACTGCTCAACCCTGATGAGCCACGTCGTGTAGCTGAGTCAGTGAAAGCTCTTAAACTACGTTATGCCGTCATCACCTCTGTTGACCGTGACGACCTGCCCGACTATGGTGCAGCCCACTGGACAAAGACTATCGAAGAGATACGCCGTTTGAACCCCGATACAAAGATAGAACTGCTTATCCCTGACTTTATGGGAAAGGCTGACCTCATACGACAAGTCATGGCAACACACCCCCACGTAGCAGGACATAACATGGAGACAGTGCGTCGTCTCACACCATCTGTACGTTCTGTGGCACGCTATGAACGAAGTTTAGAAGTGCTGAGAGAGATAGCCAACTGTGGTATCACTGCCAAGACAGGATTTATGCTCGGCTTAGGTGAGACTCACGAAGAAATCTTAGAGACAATGGACGACATCCTTTCAACTGGTTGCCAACGCCTCACACTCGGTCAATACCTCCAACCTACTGCCGAACACCTGCCTGTTAAAGCCTATATCACACCCGAAAAGTTTGCTGAATATAAGCGGATAGCATTAGAGAAAGGTTTTAAGCATGTAGTCAGTGGACCGCTTGTTCGTTCGTCTTATCACGCTGCAGAAGGGGTTTAA
- a CDS encoding putative quinol monooxygenase yields MIRLNAFFKVKAGVTTAQVKALVDELVELSRKDEGNKGYDLFESTTQPGVFLFCESWADKACLTRHARSEHFTRIVPELEKLTDGGLSIEQFER; encoded by the coding sequence ATGATCAGATTAAATGCTTTTTTCAAGGTAAAGGCTGGTGTAACAACTGCCCAAGTGAAAGCTCTTGTAGATGAGTTAGTAGAACTTTCACGTAAAGACGAAGGAAATAAGGGTTACGATTTGTTTGAGAGTACAACCCAACCAGGTGTCTTCCTTTTCTGTGAATCATGGGCGGACAAGGCTTGTTTGACTCGTCATGCTCGTTCAGAACATTTCACTCGTATTGTTCCAGAATTAGAAAAGCTGACAGATGGTGGCTTAAGCATTGAGCAGTTTGAGCGCTAA
- a CDS encoding ubiquitin carboxyl-hydrolase produces the protein MLFFQSSRPRRFHHEYMYVDERKELLNDIEQRARHELNGEEVPDGKYREELQRKISGSLKPEVLRHRGNRFTAMWVSLILSAGVIALLTLFLFFAL, from the coding sequence ATGCTATTCTTCCAATCATCACGTCCCCGTCGTTTCCATCATGAGTATATGTATGTGGACGAACGTAAGGAACTGCTCAATGATATAGAGCAGCGTGCTCGGCATGAGTTGAATGGTGAAGAGGTACCTGATGGTAAGTATCGGGAGGAACTACAGCGCAAAATCAGTGGTTCGCTGAAGCCTGAGGTGTTGCGCCATAGAGGTAATCGTTTTACGGCTATGTGGGTGTCGTTGATTCTTTCGGCAGGTGTCATTGCCCTTCTTACCTTATTTTTATTTTTTGCTTTATAG